A genome region from Macaca fascicularis isolate 582-1 chromosome 3, T2T-MFA8v1.1 includes the following:
- the LOC102125831 gene encoding nucleolar protein 56-like — MKEAMVQAEEVAAEITRKLEKQKKRLKKEKKRLAALALASSENSSSTPEECEETSEKPKKKKKQKPQEVPQENGMEDPSISFSKPKKKKSFSKEELMSSDLEETAGSTSLPKRKKSSPKEETVNDPEKAGHRSGSKKKRKFSKEEPVSSGPEEAAGKSSSKKKKKFHKASQEDQNVNGHSLGGGTYHSPR; from the coding sequence ATGAAGGAAGCAATGGTTCAGGCAGAGGAAGTGGCTGCTGAGATTACTAGGAAGCTGGAGAAACAGAAGAAACgcttaaagaaggaaaagaaacggCTGGCTGCACTTGCCCTCGCATCTTCAGAAAACAGCAGTAGTACTCCAGAGGAGTGTGAGGAGACGAGTGAAAaacccaaaaaaaagaaaaagcaaaagcccCAGGAGGTTCCtcaggagaatggaatggaagacCCATCTATCTCTTTCTCCAaacccaagaaaaagaaatctttttccaAGGAGGAGTTGATGAGTAGTGATCTTGAAGAGACCGCTGGCAGCACCAGTCTTCCCAAGAGGAAGAAGTCTTCACCCAAGGAGGAAACAGTTAATGACCCCGAAAAGGCAGGCCACAGAAGTGGCtccaagaaaaagaggaaattctcCAAAGAGGAGCCAGTCAGCAGTGGGCCTGAAGAAGCAGCTGGCAAGAGCAGctccaagaagaagaaaaagttccATAAAGCATCCCAGGAAGATCAGAATGTAAACGGACATTCTCTGGGAGGTGGGACATACCATAGCCCAAGGTGA